Proteins encoded in a region of the Armatimonadota bacterium genome:
- a CDS encoding RNA polymerase sigma factor: MRDKGLVERVLQGDRRAAGRLVEEHYPPIYRFLTFLTGSSEEARELCQATFVSARQNLAGFRFESGLGVWIKRIAYNEFLKSKRGPKVQSLHDLDDLPADGALSADGIVLAQAVASLPDGIREAFVLREIDELSVAETAEVLGIAEGTVKSRCHLAKKSLRRRLASTWTWSEPTQEVNHATQETVSACDP, encoded by the coding sequence ATGAGGGACAAAGGACTGGTGGAAAGGGTCCTCCAAGGCGACCGCCGAGCGGCGGGCCGACTTGTGGAAGAGCACTATCCGCCCATCTATAGGTTCCTGACCTTCTTGACCGGTTCCTCCGAGGAGGCCCGCGAGCTTTGTCAGGCGACGTTCGTGTCAGCAAGGCAGAACCTTGCGGGCTTCCGTTTCGAGTCCGGGCTCGGCGTCTGGATCAAGCGGATCGCGTACAACGAGTTCCTCAAGTCGAAGCGCGGCCCAAAAGTCCAGAGCCTGCACGACCTGGACGACCTCCCCGCCGATGGCGCGCTGTCCGCGGACGGGATCGTCCTTGCCCAGGCCGTCGCGTCACTGCCGGACGGCATCCGTGAAGCCTTCGTCCTTCGGGAGATCGACGAGCTGTCGGTCGCGGAAACGGCCGAGGTCCTCGGCATCGCCGAAGGGACGGTCAAATCACGGTGCCACTTGGCGAAGAAGTCGCTGAGGCGCCGGTTAGCGTCGACCTGGACCTGGTCCGAACCGACGCAAGAGGTGAACCATGCAACACAAGAAACCGTATCGGCGTGCGATCCGTGA
- a CDS encoding deoxyribonuclease IV: MPATLIGAHMPTAGGLDKAVRRGKDIGCTAVQVFTSSPQQWKAKEVTDEAAEAFRNACQETGIGPHVVSHDSYLINLAAPDDELREKSVAGLTGEILRCHKYGIRWVVSHMGAHMGQGLDVGLKRAAEAALRILGSTPDDVTLLMETTAGQGTVLNSRFEELSEMIGHCGGHPRLGVCLDTCHIFSAGYDLRTPEAYATTMDAFSKTVGFDRLKAVHCNDSKFGLGAKKDRHEHLGDGHLGAEAFQCLVRDDRLATVPILVETPEAETMHAENVKRLWNWIPE, encoded by the coding sequence ATGCCCGCAACCTTGATCGGAGCGCACATGCCCACGGCCGGAGGACTGGACAAGGCCGTCCGGCGCGGCAAGGACATCGGTTGTACGGCCGTCCAGGTCTTCACGTCGAGCCCGCAGCAATGGAAGGCCAAGGAGGTCACGGACGAAGCGGCGGAAGCGTTCCGGAACGCGTGCCAGGAAACCGGCATCGGTCCTCACGTCGTCAGCCATGACAGCTACCTGATCAACCTGGCCGCTCCGGACGATGAACTCCGCGAAAAATCGGTGGCCGGTCTGACGGGCGAGATCCTCCGCTGCCACAAATATGGGATCCGGTGGGTGGTCAGCCACATGGGGGCCCACATGGGCCAAGGCCTCGACGTCGGTCTGAAGCGTGCCGCAGAGGCCGCCCTTCGGATCCTCGGGTCGACGCCTGACGATGTGACGCTCTTGATGGAGACCACGGCCGGGCAAGGAACCGTCTTGAACAGTCGGTTCGAAGAACTCTCCGAGATGATCGGACATTGCGGCGGACATCCACGTCTTGGCGTCTGCCTCGATACCTGCCACATCTTCAGCGCGGGCTATGACTTGCGTACGCCCGAAGCCTATGCCACGACGATGGACGCCTTTTCGAAGACGGTCGGATTCGACAGGCTGAAAGCCGTCCATTGCAACGACTCCAAGTTCGGTCTCGGTGCGAAGAAGGACAGGCACGAACACCTCGGTGACGGGCATTTGGGAGCCGAAGCGTTCCAGTGTCTCGTGCGCGACGACCGCCTGGCGACCGTTCCGATCCTTGTGGAAACGCCGGAAGCCGAAACGATGCACGCTGAGAACGTCAAGCGGCTCTGGAACTGGATCCCGGAATAA
- a CDS encoding S-layer homology domain-containing protein has translation MNRMLKIALGAVLASIALPGFAQDPFPDNSENHWAYEAVEGLHKAGCLVGYPDGMFHGNRPMSRYEFAAAAYACYKKMMGMHQELSDQIAELKKMMGGDGVDLNPIKKRLDDLEASVNMMKGWGGRLDAVERMVKEFEPELKSLGADVKQMRQDLGSLGDRVTELEKHKPAVDVHGVFDLVMLAGHSTDGNIGMTPDNRLVGVGEGSYFGQPSGMTRDFQVYHALQLDLTGTNTEGPKWQVSLVHDNMLGGGFGNTAFGNMSTQSMGSGFGTGSSDVYINTASVTFDSALAGQGFNAKLGRVGAQVGPYLLKRSNYTGYYKNERWDNGDYYFDGGILGFNFGKASLHVLGGTNNSPMTSNGVAINPIPWGAGQIDRTLGVTLDFPVGEMGSINLAYLWFDSDTRMADVNPFDAGNQPANRMNVFGGQADLKFDKFSLWGAYSQSTLSENTSNALDTKNKAWDIRGAYTADTWGAGLGYREVEQFFSAPGSWGRLGNQWSPRNIKGFNAKLWFQPSKATKLWAKGEFDEPKETGAGYNYANYDKINSFTIGLDYQLAENWGAMFSYEDTRFDGQGATPDDKMRWYTVGFNYGLGANTSLMFTYQFSDVDFGVGSGNDPLGPSPVGGRKYRGGLFGTQLSLKF, from the coding sequence ATGAACCGAATGCTGAAAATCGCACTGGGTGCGGTCCTCGCGAGCATCGCCCTTCCGGGCTTCGCTCAGGATCCGTTCCCGGACAATTCGGAGAACCACTGGGCCTATGAGGCTGTCGAGGGTCTGCACAAAGCGGGCTGTCTCGTCGGTTATCCGGACGGAATGTTCCACGGCAACAGGCCGATGAGCCGCTACGAGTTCGCTGCGGCCGCCTATGCGTGCTACAAGAAGATGATGGGCATGCATCAGGAGCTCAGCGACCAGATCGCCGAGCTCAAGAAGATGATGGGCGGCGACGGCGTCGACCTGAATCCGATCAAGAAGCGCCTGGACGACCTCGAAGCTTCCGTCAACATGATGAAGGGCTGGGGCGGCCGTCTCGACGCCGTCGAGCGCATGGTCAAGGAGTTCGAACCCGAACTCAAGAGCCTTGGCGCCGACGTCAAGCAGATGCGCCAGGACCTCGGTAGCCTCGGCGACCGCGTCACCGAGCTCGAGAAGCACAAGCCGGCCGTCGACGTCCATGGCGTCTTCGACCTCGTGATGCTCGCCGGTCACTCGACCGACGGCAACATCGGCATGACCCCGGACAACCGTCTGGTCGGCGTCGGTGAGGGCAGCTACTTCGGCCAGCCTTCCGGCATGACCCGCGACTTCCAGGTCTATCACGCCCTGCAGCTCGACCTCACGGGTACCAACACCGAAGGTCCGAAGTGGCAGGTCAGCCTCGTCCACGACAACATGCTCGGCGGCGGCTTTGGCAACACGGCCTTCGGCAACATGAGCACGCAGTCGATGGGCTCGGGCTTCGGCACGGGTTCGAGCGACGTGTACATCAACACGGCCAGCGTCACCTTCGACTCGGCTCTCGCCGGTCAGGGCTTCAACGCTAAGCTCGGTCGCGTCGGTGCGCAGGTCGGTCCGTACCTCCTCAAGAGGTCGAACTACACCGGCTACTACAAGAACGAGCGCTGGGACAACGGCGACTACTACTTCGACGGCGGCATCCTCGGCTTCAACTTCGGTAAGGCCTCGCTGCACGTCCTCGGTGGTACGAACAACAGCCCGATGACTTCGAACGGCGTGGCGATCAACCCGATCCCGTGGGGCGCCGGCCAGATCGACCGCACCCTGGGCGTCACCCTTGACTTCCCGGTCGGCGAGATGGGCAGCATCAACCTGGCGTACCTCTGGTTCGACAGCGACACCCGGATGGCGGACGTCAACCCGTTCGACGCGGGCAACCAGCCGGCGAACAGGATGAACGTGTTCGGCGGTCAAGCCGACCTCAAGTTCGACAAGTTCAGCCTCTGGGGCGCCTACTCCCAGTCCACGCTCTCCGAGAACACGAGCAACGCGCTCGACACGAAGAACAAGGCTTGGGACATCCGCGGTGCCTACACCGCTGACACGTGGGGCGCCGGTCTCGGCTACCGCGAAGTCGAGCAGTTCTTCTCCGCTCCCGGCAGCTGGGGCCGCCTCGGCAACCAGTGGAGCCCGAGGAACATCAAGGGCTTCAACGCCAAGCTTTGGTTCCAACCGAGCAAGGCTACGAAGCTGTGGGCCAAGGGCGAGTTCGACGAGCCCAAGGAAACCGGAGCCGGCTACAACTACGCCAACTACGACAAGATCAACTCGTTCACCATCGGCCTCGACTACCAGCTCGCTGAGAACTGGGGCGCGATGTTCAGCTACGAGGACACCCGCTTCGACGGCCAGGGCGCGACCCCGGACGACAAGATGCGCTGGTACACCGTCGGGTTCAACTATGGACTCGGCGCGAACACGAGCCTGATGTTCACCTACCAGTTCAGCGACGTCGACTTCGGTGTCGGTTCGGGCAACGACCCGCTCGGCCCGTCGCCGGTCGGCGGCCGCAAGTACCGCGGCGGCCTCTTCGGCACGCAGCTCTCGCTCAAGTTCTAG
- a CDS encoding phosphomannomutase produces MGEFLPCFKAYDVRGVVPDELNPEVAYAIGRALADETGAGSVCLGRDIRLSGPRLLDALADGLNDAGADVTDLGLVGTEMVYFATARYGFDAGVMITASHNPPQYNGMKMVRSESRPISGDTGLKNIERRTKLQDWERKGAGARTDKDVYSDFVEHLLGFVGPAPLKPLKVLASAGNGAAGVAMQALTPKLPLQVAPMMYEPDGHFPHGVPNPILPESRKPVEDAMAGGGYDFGVAWDGDYDRAFFFDENGGFIEGYYIVGLLAQAILGDEPGGTVIYDPRLTWNTLEIVAQAGGRAVMCKSGHAFIKEKMRAENAVYGGEMSAHHYFRGHWYCDSGMIPLILVAKLVSSTGRTLGDLVGEMIENYPCSGEVNSEVADVAGSIARVEAAYASEGVVDKTDGLSVEYKDWRFNLRGSNTEPVIRLNVESRGDRALVEEKTEELLALVRA; encoded by the coding sequence ATGGGCGAGTTCCTCCCCTGCTTCAAGGCTTATGACGTCCGCGGCGTCGTCCCGGACGAATTGAACCCGGAGGTCGCGTACGCCATCGGACGCGCGCTGGCGGACGAGACCGGTGCCGGGTCGGTCTGCCTGGGCCGGGACATTCGGCTGAGCGGGCCTCGCCTCCTGGACGCTTTGGCCGACGGCCTGAACGACGCCGGTGCCGACGTCACCGACCTGGGCCTGGTAGGGACCGAGATGGTCTACTTCGCGACGGCCCGGTACGGGTTCGACGCGGGCGTGATGATCACGGCGAGCCACAACCCGCCCCAGTACAACGGGATGAAGATGGTCCGCTCGGAGAGCCGCCCGATCAGCGGGGACACCGGGCTCAAGAACATCGAGCGACGGACCAAGCTCCAGGACTGGGAGCGCAAAGGTGCAGGCGCCCGGACGGACAAGGACGTCTACAGCGATTTCGTCGAGCATTTGCTGGGGTTCGTCGGCCCGGCGCCCTTAAAGCCGCTGAAAGTCTTGGCCTCGGCCGGCAACGGTGCGGCCGGAGTCGCGATGCAGGCGCTGACGCCGAAACTTCCCTTGCAGGTCGCACCGATGATGTACGAGCCGGACGGGCACTTTCCCCACGGGGTTCCGAACCCGATCCTGCCGGAATCGCGGAAACCGGTCGAGGACGCGATGGCCGGAGGCGGATACGACTTCGGCGTGGCATGGGACGGCGACTACGACCGGGCGTTCTTCTTCGACGAGAACGGTGGTTTCATCGAGGGCTACTACATCGTCGGACTGCTCGCTCAGGCGATCTTGGGCGACGAACCCGGCGGGACGGTCATCTACGACCCTCGGCTGACATGGAACACCCTGGAGATCGTCGCACAGGCAGGCGGAAGGGCCGTCATGTGCAAGTCGGGTCACGCGTTCATCAAGGAGAAGATGAGGGCCGAAAACGCCGTATACGGAGGCGAGATGAGCGCCCACCACTACTTCCGTGGACACTGGTACTGCGACAGCGGCATGATCCCCTTGATCCTGGTGGCGAAACTCGTCTCGTCGACGGGGCGGACCCTCGGGGACCTGGTCGGCGAAATGATCGAGAACTATCCCTGCTCCGGCGAGGTCAACTCTGAAGTCGCCGACGTCGCCGGGTCGATCGCACGGGTCGAGGCCGCCTATGCCTCCGAAGGCGTCGTCGACAAGACCGACGGACTGAGCGTAGAGTATAAGGATTGGCGATTTAACCTACGCGGATCGAACACCGAACCCGTCATTCGCCTGAACGTCGAGTCGCGGGGCGACCGGGCCTTGGTCGAAGAAAAGACGGAGGAGCTTCTCGCCCTCGTCAGGGCTTGA